A stretch of Lathyrus oleraceus cultivar Zhongwan6 chromosome 6, CAAS_Psat_ZW6_1.0, whole genome shotgun sequence DNA encodes these proteins:
- the LOC127097228 gene encoding 22.7 kDa class IV heat shock protein-like: MSLKPLNMLLVPFLLLILAADFPLKAKGSLLPFIDSPNTLLSDLWSDRFPDPFRVLEQIPYGVEKHEPSITLSHARVDWKETPEEHVIMVDVPGLKKDDIKIEVEENRVLRVSGERKKEEDRKGDHWHRVERSYGKFWRQFKLPENVDLDSVKAKMENGVLTLTLHKLSHDKIKGPRMVSIVEEDDKPSKIVNDELK; this comes from the coding sequence ATGAGTCTGAAACCTCTAAACATGTTACTCGTTCCATTTCTTCTGCTTATTCTCGCGGCTGATTTTCCTTTGAAAGCAAAAGGATCACTACTACCATTCATAGATTCTCCCAACACTCTCTTATCGGATCTCTGGTCTGATCGTTTCCCAGATCCGTTTCGCGTCTTAGAACAAATTCCCTATGGAGTTGAGAAACACGAACCATCCATAACATTGTCACATGCTAGAGTAGACTGGAAGGAAACTCCAGAGGAACATGTGATAATGGTGGACGTGCCTGGGTTGAAAAAAGATGATATAAAGATAGAAGTGGAAGAGAATAGGGTGCTAAGAGTGAGTGGTGAGAGGAAGAAGGAAGAAGATAGAAAAGGAGATCATTGGCACAGAGTTGAAAGATCTTATGGAAAGTTCTGGAGGCAGTTTAAATTACCTGAAAATGTTGATTTGGATTCTGTCAAAGCTAAAATGGAAAACGGTGTTCTTACTTTAACTCTTCATAAGTTGTCGCATGATAAGATTAAAGGTCCTAGAATGGTTAGTATTGTGGAAGAGGATGACAAACCATCTAAGATCGTCAATGATGAGTTGAAATAA